The proteins below come from a single Xiphophorus couchianus chromosome 20, X_couchianus-1.0, whole genome shotgun sequence genomic window:
- the LOC114136165 gene encoding ras-related protein rab7: MTSRKKVLLKVIILGDSGVGKTSLMNQYVNKKFSNQYKATIGADFLTKEVMVDDRLVTMQIWDTAGQERFQSLGVAFYRGADCCVLVFDVTAPNTFKTLDSWRDEFLIQASPRDPENFPFVVLGNKIDLENRQVTTKRAQAWCQSKNNIPYFETSAKEAINVEQAFQTIARNALKQETEVELYNEFPEPIKLDRNDRAKPSAESCSC, from the exons ATGACGTCTAGGAAGAAAGTGCTCCTTAAAGTCATCATCCTGGGAGATTCTGG AGTTGGAAAGACCTCCCTAATGAACCAGTATGTGAACAAAAAGTTTAGTAACCAGTACAAAGCAACAATAGGAGCAGATTTCCTCACCAAGGAGGTAATGGTGGACGACCGACTTGTTACAATGCAG aTCTGGGACACAGCTGGCCAGGAGAGGTTTCAGTCTTTGGGTGTTGCGTTCTACCGCGGGGCAGACTGCTGCGTGCTGGTTTTTGACGTGACTGCACCCAACACCTTCAAGACGCTCGACAGCTGGAGGGATGAGTTTCTAATCCAGGCCAGCCCCCGAGACCCCGAGAACTTCCCTTTCGTGGTGCTAGGCAACAAGATTGACCTGGAGAACAGACAG gTGACCACTAAAAGGGCTCAGGCCTGGTGTCAGAGTAAGAACAACATCCCGTACTTTGAGACCAGCGCCAAAGAAGCTATAAACGTAGAACAAGCATTCCAGACTATCGCACGCAACGCTCTCAAACAG GAGACAGAGGTGGAGTTGTATAATGAATTCCCAGAGCCCATAAAGCTGGATAGGAACGACAGAGCTAAACCTTCTGcagagagctgcagctgctga
- the LOC114134945 gene encoding fibroleukin produces MLSFISLIMLTLLSLYVGALLSSDASPACLHPPCRDTLVATPASPGPGAAVTTKASEGQAGTSACRLGASVPVASDNPEREEQRLDFPQTRLKSGGVKERLVQLQSCMSSLQESGGPQSYRDQDSSSLGAILALMAAVLTECDLHCHSQALGEMAKRLESAALGSKEGEKDLLLFLRSITQYSPTAAPMERLHPQDCAEIYSLGIKETGIYTIQPDLHGPALEAKCDMETAGGGWTVIQNRQDGSVDFNRTWQEYREGFGSLQGEHWLGNAALYALTSTGLHQLRIELEDWYQQKRQATYNNFKVASETERYRLTAHEYSGDAGNSLSYSKRYNHDGRPFSTADRDNDRYASGSCGQYYGAGWWFDACLAANLNGRYYRGRYTGLTNGIYWGTWYILTDGRTGERYSFKRVEMKTRPKNFRGTK; encoded by the exons ATGCTTTCTTTCATCTCTCTCATCATGCTCACCCTGCTGTCTCTGTATGTGGGAGCACTGCTGTCCTCAGATGCGTCTCCCGCCTGCTTACATCCACCTTGCAGGGACACTTTAGTGGCTACGCCTGCTTCTCCAGGGCCAGGCGCAGCAGTGACTACCAAGGCCAGTGAGGGTCAAGCTGGCACAAGTGCATGCAGATTGGGTGCTTCTGTTCCTGTTGCTTCAGACAATCCTGAAAGGGAAGAGCAAAGACTGGATTTCCCTCAGACTAGATTGAAA AGTGGAGGTGTTAAAGAGCGCCTGGTTCAGCTGCAGAGCTGCATGAGCTCTCTCCAGGAATCAGGAGGCCCCCAGAGTTACAGGGACCAAGACAGCAGCTCTCTGGGGGCCATCCTGGCTCTGATGGCAGCTGTACTGACAGAGTGCGACCTCCACTGCCACAGCCAAGCACTTGGAGAGATGGCCAAGCGACTGG AGAGTGCTGCGTTGGGAAGCAAAGAGGGTGAAAAAGACTTGCTGCTTTTCCTAAGGAGCATCACACAGTATTCACCTACAG CTGCTCCCATGGAGAGGTTGCATCCACAGGATTGTGCAGAGATTTACAGTCTTGGGATCAAAGAGACTGGCATCTATACCATCCAACCTGATCTACATGGACCAGCATTAGAG GCTAAATGTGACATGGAGACAGCGGGCGGAGGGTGGACAGTGATCCAGAATCGGCAGGACGGCTCAGTGGACTTTAACAGGACTTGGCAGGAATACCGGGAAGGCTTTGGTAGTCTGCAGGGAGAGCACTGGCTGGGAAACGCAGCACTGTACGCCCTCACTTCCACCGGCCTGCACCAGCTTCGCATTGAGCTGGAGGACTGGTACCAACAGAAGCGCCAGGCAACCTACAACAACTTCAAGGTGGCCTCGGAAACAGAAAG GTATCGTCTGACAGCCCATGAGTACTCTGGTGATGCTGGCAACTCTCTGAGCTACAGCAAGCGCTACAACCACGACGGCAGACCGTTCAGCACTGCTGACAGAGACAACGATCGCTACGCCTCTGGAAGCTGTGGTCAGTACTATGGCGCAGGCTGGTGGTTCGACGCCTGCCTGGCAGCCAACCTGAACGGGCGATATTACCGTGGCCGTTACACGGGTTTGACCAACGGAATCTACTGGGGGACATGGTACATCCTGACAGACGGAAGGACTGGGGAGCGGTACTCCTTCAAGAGGGTGGAGATGAAGACGAGACCCAAAAACTTTAGGGGAACCAAGTGA